Genomic DNA from Alphaproteobacteria bacterium:
GAACTTTTTAAGAGATTCTACTTTGTAAACGTAAATTCCTACGTGGTCGTAAATTTCTCTTTTATTATCTGCATCTCTGTCGAATGGAATTAAAGATCTTGAGAAGTATAAAGCCCTTGCTTCATCTTCACCTTCTTTAAAACCAGCGGCTACTTTTACAAAGTTTGGTTGATAGTAATCTTTTTCATCCATTATCTTTACTGGAGTTGTTACATCAGCGCCTGTCTTTTCTTGTAGTTCTACAAGAGCTGTAATTGCGTTAGGATTAACGTTAATAGCGTCTCCTTGGAAAGATACTGCTCTATCATATTTTGTTCCATCTGGATCTATCTTTTGTAGAGCTGCGTAGATTCTATCTGAACCTGAAGGAAGAGTTGGATCTGTTAAGATTGCTTCTCCACCGTTTTTAACTATTTCTTCTACAATTTCAGGATCGCCTGCTGCAACACATACATCGTAGTCAGTCATATTTTTAACGTTTTCGTAAATTCTTAAAATCATTGATTTGCCGTTGATATCAGCAAGAGGTTTGTTTGGACATCTAGTCGAAGCAAGACGAGATGGTATAAATACTATTGTTTTTGACATTGTATATTCCTTATTATATCAAGGTTTTCAAATTTTTGATTAACTAATCGTAAAAGGTAATTATGTCGAGTATTAATTATACACTTCCAAATTACTTTTATATCTATTTAATTCAAAACTTCAAAAACTCTAAAACTAACCTTTTAGGAAAGTTTTTCGTTAATTTATAGTTCGTTCTTGGACGAACCGTATAAATTTGCCTTTCTTAATATTTATAGCTTACCTTTAGAAAGCTGTATAAATTCATAAGTTTAGCTTTGTTATTTTGAGGTATTATAATAAAAAATGCAAGGAAAAAATTTAATATATATTTAAATTAGTATTTATGGTATAATCTATTAAAAATTTGGAGGAGTTATGGAACTTTATAATATAATTGGTGGAATTGGTGTTTTTCTATTAATACTGGATTATTTTTTATTAGAAACTGGTAGAGTTAAACCTCATGATATTTCTTATTGTGGGATAAATATTGCTGCCTGCGTATGCGTTCTTTATTCTTTAGCATTCGCATGGAATCTACCCTCTTTTATAATTCAAGTATCTTTTATTGCTATAAGTATATATGGTATTAACAGAGGCATAAAGGATAGAAAAAAAGGTTAATTTAGAATTCACTCTATTTATAAAAAAAACTCCCTATTGGGAGCTTTTTTATTTTTTGCTGTAAGGCATTTAGTCTTGGACTACTTACCTCTACCACTAGCTTTTTGAACTGTAGCTTTTGGAGCTGACTTAGTTGAAGCTGCTTTTTTAGCTGTAGATTTTGCAACTTTTGGAGTTGTATCTTTAGCTACTGCTGGAGCTTCTGCTTTTGGAGCAGCTGCTTCCATTTGTTTTTGCATTTCAGCAATTACTGCTTTTTCTGCTGCAACTTGAGCTTTTTGTTTAGCACCTTTAGCATCTTCGTTTCTTTCAACGTATTCAATGATTGCCATAGGAGCAGCGTCACCGTATCTGAAACCAGCTTTTAATACTCTTGTATATCCACCGTTTCTATCAGCGTATCTTTTACCTAATTCGTTGAATAGTTTTTTAACTGATTCTTCACATCTTAAGAAAGCGAATGCTTGTCTTCTTGATGCTAATGTATCTTTTTTAGCTAATGTGATCATCTTATCAGCAAAAGTTCTTAGGTCTTTCGCTTTTGGCAAAGTTGTTTTGATTTGTTCATGTTCGATTAATGCACAAACCATGTTTGAAAGCATTGCTTTTCTGTGTGATGATGTTCTATTTAATTTTCTTCCTGACATTCTGTGTCTCATTGTAGTATACCTTTCTTCTTTTGCTTTACATCAACTTGTGATGTGGATTTAATTTCATCTTGCCCTCACCTAATAGCTTAAGCGAAAGGCAAGATTAAATAATTATTTTATTGAATTATTAGCTATATGGATTTTCATATTTTTTAGCTAGTTCTTCAATGTTCTCTGGTCTCCACCCTTCTACTTTCATACCAAGGTGTAAGCCCATAGCTTCTAGTTGACTCTTAATTTCGTTTAGAGATTTTCTACCGAAGTTAGGAGTTTTCAACATATCGTTTTCAGTTTTTTGAACTAGATCTCCAATGTAAAGGATTTCGTCGTTCTTTAAGCAGTTGTCTGCTCTAACTGATAATTCTAGTTCATCTACTTTTTTCAATAGAGCCTTAGGGAATGGTAGTTCTTCTTCTACTTCTTCCGCTGTAACTGTTTCAGGATCTTCAAAGTTGATGAATAATGTTGCTTGATCAGTCATGATTCTAGCTGCTAATGCAACTGCATCTTCTGGAGTCATAGCACCATTTGTTTTAACTGTTAGTTCTAGTTTGTCGAAGTCTGTTCTTTGACCAACTCTGGCTGGTGATACTTTGTAAGCAACGTTTAGAACTGGTGAGAAGATTGCGTCTAAAGAAATGTATCCGATAGGTGCGTTTTCTACTTTTAGTTCTTCTGAAGTTTTATAACCTTTGTTTGTATCAGCAAATAGTTCGATATTAATTTCGCCTTTGCCGTCTAGGTTACAAAGTACCAAGTCTTTGTTTAGAACTTCTACGCCATTAGCTTCTTCGATGTCGCCTGCAGTAACTACGCAAGGACCAGTTGCTTTTAACGTTAATTTCTTTTGTCCCATAGAATGTGATTTTAAGCTAACTTGTTTTAAGTTAAGCATAAATTCTATGATATCTTCTTTCATACCTACTTTTGATGAGAATTCATGTAAAACGCCATCAATTTTCATTCCTACAAGAGCTGTACCTTGTAAAGATGATAGTAAGATTCTTCTTAAAGCTGTTCCTAAAGTCAGACCGTAGCCTCTCTCCAATGGTTCTGCAACTAAAACAGCTTCATTTTCTCTCGCTGTTTTTTCAATTGTTACTTTTTCTGGTTTTATTAGATCTTGCCAATTATGTTCTATCACTGTATTATCTCCCATGTTTGGATTTGGACTATATTTTTTTGTTCGCTTTGAAAACCAAAGCAAGGGTTAATTAAAAAATTAAACCCTTCTAGCTTTCTTAGCTCTACAACCGTTGTGTGGTACTTTAGTTATGTCAACGATAGTTTGAACAACTAGACCAGCTGATTGTAAACCTCTGATTGCAGCTTCTCTACCAGAACCTGGACCGTGAGTTTTAACTTCAACGCTTTTCATTCCATGTTCCATAGCTTTTTTAGCCGCATCTTCTGCAGTGATTGTTGCAGCATATGGTGTAGCTTTTTTAGCACCTTTGAAGCCGTGGCAACCTGATGTAGACCAGCTTACTACTGAACCTGAAAGGTCTGTAATTGTGATTCTTGTGTTATTGAAAGTAGCTAAAACGTGTGCAATTCCAGCAGGAACGTTTTTTCTTTCTCTTTTTTTAACTTTTGATACTGTAGCCATTTTTAATTAACTCCTAACTATTTCTTCTTACCTGCTATCGCAACGGCTTTACCTTTACGAGTTCTAGCATTAGTTCTAGTATTTTGACCTCTTACTGGAAGTCTTTTAGTGTGTCTGATACCTCTGTAACATCTAAGATCTTGAAGTCTTTTGATATTCATAGAAACTTCTCTTCTTTTGTCACCTTCCACACTGTATGTAGAGTCGATTAAATCACGGATTTTGATAATTTGATCATCTGTTAATGATGAAACTCTCATATCGTCTTTAATTTTTAATTTTTTGCAGATTTCTACTGCTGTTGTTCTTCCAATTCCATAAATATAAGTAAGAGCAATAACAACTCTCTTTTCATTTGGAATATTTACACCTGATATACGTGCCAATTTTTGTCTCCTTGAGTATTATCTTAAAAATTGTTTTTATATTATGCAATCTGTACTAAATGTCAATAAAAAAGTTTCTTTTTATTTCATCGCCGGGTCAGCTCAACAAAAAGATCTCGAGTAAATGCTTTTTCATGTCAAATAGATGATTTACACCTTTGGGTTTTGCTGAGAGGTTACCTTTTGCTCTCAGCGCGCAACCTTATCTAAATCTTCTTTTTTGTTTACCAGCAGATTTCATGATAGCTTCATACTGGCTAGAGATTAGATGAGATTGAATTTGTGAAATTGTTTCCATAATAACGTTTACTATGATTAACAATCCTGTTCCGCTTATCAACATAACACCAAAGTTTCCTGTTACATAGTCTGGTAATAAGCAGATTACTGCTAGGAAGCCAGCTCCGAAAACTGTTAGTCTAGTTGTTATATAATCAAAGTATTTAGCAGTTGATTCACCTGGTCTAATTCCTGGGATGAATGCTCCACTGTCTTTTAAATTTTCTGCTGTTTCTTCTGGATTAAAGTGCAATGATGCAAACATAAATGAGAAGAATACTATTAATAAACCTACTACTATGATATAAGTTAAGCTTCCGATTTGTAGGAATGAGTTAACTAATTGTAGTGAGTTAGATTGTACGCCTGCTTTACTTAAGAAAGTAGCAATAAGAGCTGGGATACCTACTAGCGATTGAGCGAAGATTGGAGGTAATACACCTGCAAGGTTTAGCTTCAATGGCATGTGTGTCATATTTTGGTTACCCATCATATTAGCTCTTTTTGGATAATGGATTGATATTCTTCTTTGAGCCATTTCTACGAAAACAGTTACGTAGAATAATGCTAGAATACCTGCAATAATAGCCATTAATGTTATAGGTTGGATTTGACCAACATTAGCTAATTGAGTTAATTGCATAAATCTTGTTGGGAATGTAGTTATGATACCAGCAAAGATTATTAATGATGATCCTTGTCCAATACCTTTAATAGTGATTTGCTCACCCATCCACATAACAAGCATAGTACCTGCTAGTAATGAAACCATTGTTGAAAAGATGAAAAATCCACCTGGGTTTATTACAGCACCTTCTGTTGCCATAAGTCCCATAGCCATACCGTAACCTTGGATTAAACAAATCAAGATTGTTAGATATCTAGTGTATTGATTTATCTTTTGTTGACCTGAAGGACCTTCTTTTCTTAGTTGAGAAAGTGACGGTGTAACAAAAGTCATCATTTGCATAATGATTGATGCAGAGATGTAAGGTATGATGTTCAATGCGAAAATCGTC
This window encodes:
- the rpsK gene encoding 30S ribosomal protein S11, translating into MATVSKVKKRERKNVPAGIAHVLATFNNTRITITDLSGSVVSWSTSGCHGFKGAKKATPYAATITAEDAAKKAMEHGMKSVEVKTHGPGSGREAAIRGLQSAGLVVQTIVDITKVPHNGCRAKKARRV
- the rpsM gene encoding 30S ribosomal protein S13 produces the protein MARISGVNIPNEKRVVIALTYIYGIGRTTAVEICKKLKIKDDMRVSSLTDDQIIKIRDLIDSTYSVEGDKRREVSMNIKRLQDLRCYRGIRHTKRLPVRGQNTRTNARTRKGKAVAIAGKKK
- a CDS encoding DNA-directed RNA polymerase subunit alpha; protein product: MIEHNWQDLIKPEKVTIEKTARENEAVLVAEPLERGYGLTLGTALRRILLSSLQGTALVGMKIDGVLHEFSSKVGMKEDIIEFMLNLKQVSLKSHSMGQKKLTLKATGPCVVTAGDIEEANGVEVLNKDLVLCNLDGKGEINIELFADTNKGYKTSEELKVENAPIGYISLDAIFSPVLNVAYKVSPARVGQRTDFDKLELTVKTNGAMTPEDAVALAARIMTDQATLFINFEDPETVTAEEVEEELPFPKALLKKVDELELSVRADNCLKNDEILYIGDLVQKTENDMLKTPNFGRKSLNEIKSQLEAMGLHLGMKVEGWRPENIEELAKKYENPYS
- the kdsB gene encoding 3-deoxy-manno-octulosonate cytidylyltransferase, whose protein sequence is MSKTIVFIPSRLASTRCPNKPLADINGKSMILRIYENVKNMTDYDVCVAAGDPEIVEEIVKNGGEAILTDPTLPSGSDRIYAALQKIDPDGTKYDRAVSFQGDAINVNPNAITALVELQEKTGADVTTPVKIMDEKDYYQPNFVKVAAGFKEGEDEARALYFSRSLIPFDRDADNKREIYDHVGIYVYKVESLKKFISSPVGILEKREMLEQLRVMELGMSIYVKLLKEIKLIKEAPADVDTPEELELCRKYIK
- the secY gene encoding preprotein translocase subunit SecY, translated to MSSIAEKIASSISMTDLKKSSALKQRIFFTIMVLIIYRVGSFIPLPGVDASALKELFSGEGSGLLDIFNSFTGGALSRMTIFALNIIPYISASIIMQMMTFVTPSLSQLRKEGPSGQQKINQYTRYLTILICLIQGYGMAMGLMATEGAVINPGGFFIFSTMVSLLAGTMLVMWMGEQITIKGIGQGSSLIIFAGIITTFPTRFMQLTQLANVGQIQPITLMAIIAGILALFYVTVFVEMAQRRISIHYPKRANMMGNQNMTHMPLKLNLAGVLPPIFAQSLVGIPALIATFLSKAGVQSNSLQLVNSFLQIGSLTYIIVVGLLIVFFSFMFASLHFNPEETAENLKDSGAFIPGIRPGESTAKYFDYITTRLTVFGAGFLAVICLLPDYVTGNFGVMLISGTGLLIIVNVIMETISQIQSHLISSQYEAIMKSAGKQKRRFR